A stretch of the Pedobacter sp. MC2016-14 genome encodes the following:
- a CDS encoding HAMP domain-containing sensor histidine kinase yields MSIGGKIRFLLLILGMCCIVTAISLKHSVTKKDLLAHEAALLQKNLNASERLVHNFLSNKSQLTMAKQLHVNEAAAMQFINSYRAQGINLLVYEHGELQFWSSYKAVMPLPDMVKEGTSFLQLANGWYEVIKKTQGNFAFIFLIDVKNQFVIENRYLKNEIDTKLSPSGALTMASFTDDEVYGIKSAEGKLLFEVKLNAAYSTNLYASVEFWLWVVGLFSFSLFVNSFCAWLAKRGHHTLATLLMAGVFVLIRLTDLQFGWFNHQFNLAIFKPYIYAESFFMPSLGDFLLNVVAITWITLFMYTYKDGYRLPQRLRESKVAAWIIQLLLLIAFSGLAFVLDSIFFGLVYNSKINFDITNIINLDWISWVCIVILCLVWFNIYLIASIFLQLSKSLNTTNRERLILFLTAFLAYFIYRINTEFTVFFIAFALFILLMGYNRYVKEDKFSIGVYAALFFCIALISSIKYQRYNDIKERNHRYLIAQKLQSSDDPKIINSVESLERGLSSDPFIVSYFKKPLPNRNRVLQNFIDKKFLDGYLSQFEYNLYEFNSQDSSIKNNERVPLSHYKSLVKAGSVKVSNFFYRLNDTFGYQNYFGIVPVFEHNRVLGTMVIEFKSQQYNYNSQFPELLMDGKIKSDEDYDKYSLAFYNNGRLIGQSGKFTYKLDNTDFKHTPGEALYLDDTTGYNHLVYMPSSTKVIVISKEKTDYVVRLATLSFFFLVFTLFSVALYICIWLMRNIDESWGGWFNINRSLMINANKILYKTRIQFSIVLSVVATLLIVGWTTFFYISSEYRKQQDDLVKEKIRKVQLSYEKQIFNTGIPAITEQSKVDFNQFANVNASFLNLFDINGNLLYTSLPKMFEYGIISPKMGPKAYVYLHQVQRSDYLNPAEKIGSFIYSSAYAPIRNAQNQTVAYVGLAYYGNEADYQAKIGLFINTLINIYALVFVAIGVLAVFLANQITNPLTFIQESIRKTKLGQKNKPIQWARHDEIGALVKEYNKMIAALEESAARLARSERESAWREMAKQVAHEIKNPLTPLKLGVQLLEKSWREKDPNFEKKFERFNKSFIEQIDTLANIASEFSNFAKMPDAKLEKLMLLPIISRSKDLFADEPAEIRILNLTDRVPHILGDKDQLVRSFSNLLKNAIEATVEGESIISIRINNDKDTVWVEIKDNGKGIDPDLQDKIFAPNFTTNSSGTGLGLAFVKQAIENAGGTIDFKSVPEAGTTFYLSFPLV; encoded by the coding sequence ATGAGCATTGGAGGCAAAATAAGGTTTTTGTTGCTTATTTTAGGGATGTGCTGTATTGTAACCGCAATTTCCTTAAAACATTCCGTAACCAAAAAAGACTTATTGGCCCATGAAGCAGCACTGCTTCAAAAAAACCTGAATGCCAGCGAAAGGCTGGTTCATAATTTTCTTTCTAACAAAAGTCAGCTTACTATGGCAAAGCAGCTTCACGTAAATGAAGCTGCCGCCATGCAATTCATCAACAGTTATAGGGCTCAGGGTATCAATCTCCTGGTTTATGAGCATGGGGAGTTGCAGTTTTGGAGCAGTTATAAGGCTGTAATGCCCCTCCCTGATATGGTTAAGGAGGGTACTTCATTTTTACAGTTGGCCAATGGCTGGTATGAAGTCATCAAAAAAACTCAGGGTAATTTTGCTTTCATTTTTCTAATTGATGTTAAAAATCAGTTTGTAATTGAAAACAGGTACCTGAAAAATGAAATTGACACAAAACTGTCCCCTTCCGGGGCACTTACCATGGCCTCCTTTACAGACGATGAGGTATACGGCATTAAGAGCGCGGAAGGAAAATTGTTGTTTGAAGTAAAGCTGAATGCAGCTTATTCTACTAATTTATATGCTTCTGTCGAATTTTGGCTCTGGGTAGTCGGGCTTTTTAGTTTCTCTCTTTTTGTAAATTCTTTTTGTGCATGGCTTGCAAAAAGAGGGCATCATACGCTTGCTACCCTGCTAATGGCTGGTGTTTTTGTCCTCATCAGACTTACAGATTTGCAGTTTGGATGGTTCAATCACCAGTTTAACCTAGCAATCTTTAAGCCCTATATTTATGCAGAGAGCTTTTTTATGCCCTCCCTGGGAGATTTCTTGCTTAACGTTGTTGCCATAACCTGGATAACACTTTTTATGTATACCTATAAAGATGGTTACCGTTTGCCTCAAAGGTTAAGGGAAAGCAAAGTTGCCGCCTGGATAATCCAGCTTTTATTACTTATTGCGTTTAGTGGCCTTGCGTTTGTATTGGACAGCATATTTTTTGGTCTGGTGTATAATTCAAAGATCAATTTTGACATCACCAATATCATCAACCTGGACTGGATCAGCTGGGTCTGTATTGTTATTTTATGCCTGGTCTGGTTTAACATTTATCTTATTGCCAGCATCTTTTTGCAACTCTCGAAATCCTTGAACACGACGAACAGGGAACGGCTTATTTTGTTTTTGACGGCTTTTCTGGCCTATTTCATATATCGTATAAACACTGAGTTTACGGTGTTTTTTATTGCTTTTGCTTTGTTTATCTTATTAATGGGATACAACCGATATGTGAAGGAAGATAAGTTTTCTATAGGGGTTTATGCGGCTTTATTTTTCTGTATTGCTTTAATTTCTTCCATTAAATACCAACGGTATAACGATATTAAGGAAAGAAACCACCGGTATCTTATTGCCCAGAAGTTGCAATCCAGTGATGATCCTAAAATTATTAATTCTGTAGAGAGTTTAGAAAGGGGATTGTCTTCTGACCCCTTTATTGTCAGTTACTTTAAAAAGCCCCTTCCAAACAGGAACAGGGTATTGCAGAACTTTATAGACAAAAAGTTTTTAGATGGATACTTATCGCAGTTTGAGTACAATTTGTATGAGTTTAACAGTCAGGATTCTTCTATTAAAAATAATGAGAGAGTACCGCTGAGCCATTACAAAAGTTTAGTTAAGGCAGGATCAGTTAAGGTTTCCAATTTCTTTTATCGGCTAAATGATACGTTTGGATACCAAAATTATTTTGGTATTGTACCTGTATTTGAACATAACCGCGTGTTAGGAACAATGGTAATTGAATTTAAATCGCAGCAATACAATTACAATAGTCAGTTTCCGGAATTGTTAATGGATGGCAAAATAAAAAGCGATGAAGATTATGACAAGTATTCCCTGGCGTTTTATAATAACGGACGTTTAATAGGGCAATCAGGAAAGTTTACCTATAAGCTGGATAACACAGATTTTAAGCATACACCTGGCGAAGCTTTGTACCTTGACGATACTACCGGATATAATCATCTGGTTTACATGCCAAGTTCTACAAAGGTGATTGTGATCAGTAAAGAAAAAACCGATTATGTAGTGAGGTTAGCCACCTTATCATTCTTTTTTCTGGTGTTTACGCTGTTTTCCGTAGCCCTTTACATCTGTATCTGGCTAATGAGAAATATTGACGAAAGCTGGGGTGGTTGGTTTAACATCAACAGGTCTTTGATGATTAACGCAAATAAGATCCTGTATAAGACACGCATCCAGTTTTCTATTGTACTGTCTGTAGTGGCAACGCTTTTAATTGTTGGTTGGACTACTTTTTTCTACATTAGTTCAGAATACCGGAAGCAACAAGATGATTTGGTGAAGGAAAAAATAAGAAAGGTGCAGCTTTCGTATGAAAAACAAATCTTTAATACAGGAATCCCTGCAATCACGGAACAGTCAAAAGTAGATTTTAATCAGTTTGCTAATGTCAATGCCTCCTTTTTAAACCTGTTTGATATCAATGGTAATTTGCTGTACACCTCTTTGCCTAAAATGTTTGAATATGGCATTATATCACCTAAAATGGGTCCAAAAGCCTATGTGTACCTGCACCAGGTACAACGTTCAGATTACCTGAACCCTGCAGAGAAAATAGGCTCATTTATTTATTCTTCTGCCTATGCGCCGATTAGAAATGCACAAAACCAGACAGTAGCATATGTAGGCCTTGCCTATTATGGTAACGAGGCAGACTATCAGGCTAAAATTGGCTTATTTATCAATACCCTGATTAATATTTACGCCCTGGTATTTGTAGCTATTGGTGTACTGGCTGTGTTTCTGGCCAATCAAATTACCAATCCGCTTACTTTTATTCAGGAGAGCATCAGAAAGACTAAGCTCGGACAAAAGAACAAGCCTATCCAATGGGCACGCCATGATGAAATTGGTGCGCTGGTAAAGGAATATAATAAGATGATTGCTGCACTGGAGGAAAGTGCTGCTCGCCTTGCGCGGTCAGAGCGGGAAAGTGCCTGGCGTGAAATGGCTAAGCAGGTAGCGCATGAGATTAAAAATCCGCTTACACCGCTTAAACTTGGTGTGCAGCTGCTGGAAAAATCATGGCGGGAGAAGGATCCTAATTTTGAAAAGAAATTTGAACGCTTCAATAAGTCTTTTATTGAGCAGATTGATACCCTGGCTAATATTGCTTCGGAGTTTAGCAATTTTGCAAAGATGCCAGACGCAAAGCTTGAAAAACTCATGCTCCTGCCAATTATTTCCCGCTCTAAGGATTTGTTTGCAGATGAACCTGCGGAAATCAGGATACTCAATTTAACTGATCGTGTGCCACATATTTTAGGTGATAAGGATCAATTGGTGAGGAGTTTTAGTAACCTCCTCAAAAATGCAATTGAAGCTACAGTAGAAGGGGAAAGTATAATCTCTATCCGGATTAACAATGATAAGGACACCGTATGGGTGGAGATCAAAGACAATGGCAAGGGTATTGATCCGGATTTACAGGACAAAATCTTTGCACCTAATTTTACCACCAACTCTTCAGGCACTGGATTAGGTTTAGCATTTGTGAAACAGGCGATAGAAAATGCAGGAGGTACAATTGATTTTAAATCAGTACCCGAAGCAGGGACTACTTTTTACCTGAGTTTTCCCTTGGTCTAA
- the fabD gene encoding ACP S-malonyltransferase, producing MKAYIFPGQGAQFSGMGKELYENELAKSLFEKANEIIGFRISDIMFGGTEEELKQTKVTQPAVFLHSVILAKTLGAEFQPDMVAGHSLGEFSALVAANALSFEDGLRLVIARANAMQKACELQPSTMAAILGLADEVVENICNDINEVVVAANYNCPGQLVISGSIEGVDLACQKLTEAGAKRALKLNVGGAFHSPLMEPARVELQEAIEQTTILSPVCPIYQNVDPVPNTDPEKIKLNLIKQLTGAVRWTQTVEKMLADGATDFVEVGPGNVLQGLVKKVSREVKTSSATVA from the coding sequence ATGAAAGCATATATATTTCCGGGGCAGGGTGCTCAATTTTCAGGAATGGGAAAAGAGTTGTATGAGAATGAACTGGCAAAAAGCCTTTTTGAAAAAGCAAATGAGATTATTGGCTTCAGGATTAGCGACATCATGTTTGGTGGAACTGAAGAGGAACTTAAACAAACTAAAGTAACACAACCAGCCGTTTTTTTGCATTCGGTAATTTTGGCTAAAACGCTGGGTGCGGAATTTCAGCCGGATATGGTTGCCGGACATTCATTAGGCGAGTTTTCTGCATTGGTAGCTGCAAATGCGCTATCTTTTGAAGACGGATTGAGGTTAGTGATTGCACGTGCCAATGCAATGCAAAAGGCCTGTGAATTGCAGCCATCTACTATGGCGGCTATTCTTGGTCTTGCCGATGAGGTAGTAGAAAACATTTGTAATGATATTAATGAAGTTGTGGTGGCGGCAAATTACAACTGCCCTGGCCAGTTGGTGATTTCGGGCAGTATTGAAGGCGTTGATCTGGCTTGCCAAAAACTTACTGAAGCGGGTGCTAAAAGAGCACTAAAGTTAAATGTTGGCGGTGCCTTCCATTCTCCGCTAATGGAGCCAGCAAGAGTTGAGTTACAAGAAGCTATTGAGCAAACCACCATACTTTCACCTGTATGTCCAATCTATCAGAATGTTGATCCTGTTCCCAATACAGATCCTGAAAAGATTAAATTAAACCTGATTAAGCAACTTACCGGCGCTGTACGCTGGACCCAAACTGTTGAAAAAATGCTGGCCGATGGTGCAACTGATTTTGTTGAGGTTGGACCAGGCAACGTACTACAGGGTCTGGTAAAAAAAGTAAGCAGAGAAGTTAAAACAAGCAGTGCAACTGTAGCTTAA
- the folE gene encoding GTP cyclohydrolase I FolE, protein MENHTKDAFDEEKEGYVKIDRYNGAKTELISSHYADILSQLGEDPEREGLLKTPERVAKSLQYLTHGYDLKPAEILKSAMFKEDYSQMVVVKDIEVYSMCEHHMLPFFGKAHVAYIPNGHIVGLSKIPRVVDAFARRLQVQERLTNEIRDCIQETLNPAGVAVVIECQHLCMAMRGIQKQNSVTTTSAFTGGFASDKTRAEFLRLITAKLH, encoded by the coding sequence ATGGAGAATCATACAAAAGATGCTTTTGACGAAGAAAAAGAAGGTTATGTTAAGATAGACCGGTACAACGGTGCTAAAACAGAACTTATTTCCAGTCATTATGCAGATATATTAAGCCAGCTTGGCGAAGATCCTGAGCGTGAAGGACTTTTAAAAACACCTGAACGCGTAGCTAAATCTCTGCAATACCTTACCCATGGGTATGATCTTAAACCTGCAGAAATACTTAAATCTGCGATGTTTAAAGAGGATTACAGCCAGATGGTGGTTGTCAAAGACATAGAAGTGTATTCTATGTGCGAACACCACATGCTGCCATTTTTTGGAAAAGCCCATGTTGCTTACATTCCAAACGGGCATATTGTTGGACTAAGTAAAATTCCACGTGTGGTAGATGCTTTTGCAAGAAGATTACAGGTACAGGAAAGACTGACCAATGAGATCAGAGATTGTATTCAGGAAACCTTAAATCCGGCCGGGGTTGCTGTGGTGATTGAGTGCCAGCATTTGTGTATGGCCATGAGGGGTATTCAGAAGCAAAATTCTGTAACCACTACCTCTGCTTTTACTGGTGGATTTGCAAGTGATAAAACAAGGGCCGAGTTTTTGCGGTTGATTACAGCAAAACTGCACTAG
- a CDS encoding 6-carboxytetrahydropterin synthase, with protein sequence MIYITRRESFNAAHKLSRADWSEDKNAEVFGKCANPNWHGHNYQLYVTVKGEINPETGFLVDLKWLKVLINTHVVDKLDHRNLNLDVDFMEGKLASTENLAIAIWEILQPLIEESGAYLHSIKIHETENNIIEYFG encoded by the coding sequence ATGATTTATATAACACGCAGAGAATCCTTTAATGCAGCGCATAAATTATCCCGGGCAGATTGGTCTGAAGATAAAAACGCAGAAGTATTTGGGAAATGTGCCAATCCAAACTGGCATGGTCATAATTACCAGCTTTACGTTACCGTGAAAGGCGAGATTAACCCTGAGACTGGATTTTTAGTTGACCTTAAATGGCTAAAAGTACTCATCAATACACACGTGGTGGATAAGCTGGATCATAGAAACCTGAACCTTGATGTAGATTTCATGGAAGGAAAACTGGCTTCTACAGAGAACCTGGCAATTGCCATTTGGGAGATCTTACAACCGCTTATTGAAGAAAGTGGTGCATATTTGCACAGCATAAAAATTCATGAGACCGAAAACAATATTATTGAGTATTTCGGATAA
- the mqnB gene encoding futalosine hydrolase: MKTLVVAATYQEISGLFAHFNWPIEAFVQTKDIDVLITGVGMTATAFALGRHLSAAYDLVLNLGIAGAFTQELALGQLVNVTEDTFAELGAEDKDQFLTIDELGFGAGMYRNNNPQHLPLVAQLIPAKGITVNTVHGHKKTIAAIYERLQPHTESMEGAAVFYACAQLSIPCLQVRSISNYVEERNKESWKIGLAIQNLNQWAIDFLTTT, translated from the coding sequence ATGAAAACATTAGTAGTGGCTGCCACTTATCAGGAAATATCCGGCTTATTTGCGCACTTTAACTGGCCCATTGAAGCTTTTGTACAAACTAAGGATATTGATGTACTAATTACCGGCGTAGGCATGACAGCTACCGCCTTTGCCTTAGGCAGGCACCTCTCAGCCGCTTATGATCTTGTTTTAAACCTGGGGATCGCTGGTGCTTTTACACAGGAGCTTGCCTTAGGGCAGCTTGTTAATGTTACCGAAGATACATTTGCTGAACTTGGTGCAGAAGATAAGGACCAGTTTTTAACGATTGACGAACTTGGCTTTGGCGCAGGCATGTATCGCAATAATAACCCGCAGCACCTTCCTTTAGTTGCCCAACTGATTCCTGCGAAGGGCATTACCGTAAATACAGTTCATGGCCATAAAAAAACTATTGCAGCCATATACGAGAGACTACAGCCACATACGGAGAGTATGGAAGGCGCAGCTGTATTTTATGCCTGCGCACAACTTAGTATTCCTTGTTTACAGGTAAGGTCAATTTCCAACTATGTAGAAGAACGAAATAAAGAAAGCTGGAAGATTGGACTGGCAATTCAGAACCTTAACCAATGGGCTATCGATTTTTTGACAACCACATAA
- a CDS encoding menaquinone biosynthesis family protein translates to MKLTLGFSPCPNDTFIFDALIHHKIDTEGLEFDVCFHDVETLNQKAVNGELDITKLSFHAFAYVLNQYALLDAGSALGFGVGPLLISKNEYLANHPDNLAKDLRVGIPGKLTTANFLLGIAFPHLTEKQELVFSEIEQSLLDDKIDLGLIIHENRFTYQEKGLFKVMDLGNYWEKLTGCAIPLGGIVINRKIDLEVQHKVNRLIRKSVEFAFQNPKSGLDFIRQHAQEMEEEVMYKHIDLYVNKYSVDHGAEGRKAIDLLFSMAQEKGLIPKNDIQIYLG, encoded by the coding sequence ATGAAACTTACACTTGGATTTTCTCCCTGCCCTAATGATACGTTTATTTTTGATGCCCTCATACACCATAAGATAGATACAGAAGGCCTGGAATTTGACGTATGCTTTCACGATGTTGAAACGCTGAACCAGAAGGCTGTTAATGGCGAACTGGACATTACCAAATTGAGCTTTCATGCTTTTGCCTATGTGCTTAACCAGTATGCCTTACTTGATGCGGGCAGTGCTTTAGGATTTGGTGTCGGCCCGCTGCTCATCTCTAAAAATGAATACCTGGCCAACCATCCGGACAACCTTGCAAAAGACCTGCGGGTAGGCATTCCAGGTAAGTTAACCACAGCGAACTTTCTTTTAGGCATAGCCTTTCCGCATTTAACAGAAAAACAGGAATTGGTATTTTCTGAAATTGAGCAATCCTTACTGGACGATAAAATTGACCTTGGGTTAATTATCCATGAAAACAGATTCACCTACCAGGAAAAGGGGCTTTTTAAGGTAATGGACCTGGGTAACTATTGGGAAAAACTTACGGGCTGTGCTATCCCCCTGGGCGGCATTGTCATCAACAGAAAAATTGACCTGGAAGTTCAGCATAAAGTAAACCGACTGATACGGAAGTCTGTTGAATTTGCCTTTCAAAATCCGAAGTCTGGCCTGGATTTTATCCGTCAGCATGCGCAGGAAATGGAGGAAGAAGTGATGTATAAACACATAGATCTTTATGTAAATAAATACTCCGTAGATCACGGTGCAGAAGGCCGAAAAGCGATAGACCTGTTATTTAGCATGGCGCAGGAAAAGGGCCTGATCCCAAAAAATGACATCCAGATTTACCTGGGTTAA
- a CDS encoding ABC transporter permease, giving the protein MNTPFYIARRYLFAKKSTNAINIISTISVVGVFVGSAALIIILSVFNGFEEVVLKMFNTITPQLAVSPATGKTFNPNTAYFTELRKNPQVYAYTEVLAENALLKYGDRQSVAMIKGVSDDYLKNEKLDSTIVQGKFILRNSAGSCAIIGSAIQNSLLVNVNDPFVPLQVFSPKKGIKASSIDPTNDFTILSIPVSGIFEVQQDFDNMTIVPLSFARQLLEEETNVSGIEINLKKGVDADEFKEEMEAKLGGSFLVKNRIQQNKVLYNILGSEKWAVYIILTFILIIAIFNIIGSLTMLVLDKLKDIAILSSLGAGKRLIKNIFLIEGMMITMAGCVSGLLIGFVFCLLQQKLGLVKMSEDNLMMSNAYPIALKYEDFLLVFLTVGVFSFVASALSSNLSVKKINQINQDL; this is encoded by the coding sequence TTGAATACCCCATTTTATATCGCCCGAAGGTATCTTTTTGCTAAAAAATCTACCAATGCCATCAATATCATTTCTACCATTTCTGTAGTTGGGGTATTTGTTGGCAGCGCGGCTTTAATTATCATCTTATCTGTATTTAACGGCTTCGAAGAGGTAGTGTTAAAGATGTTTAATACCATTACCCCTCAGCTGGCTGTATCTCCGGCAACAGGAAAGACATTTAACCCGAATACGGCCTACTTTACCGAACTCAGGAAAAATCCTCAAGTTTATGCTTACACCGAAGTATTGGCAGAAAATGCGCTACTGAAATATGGCGACAGGCAGTCTGTTGCGATGATAAAAGGTGTAAGTGACGATTACCTGAAAAATGAGAAGTTAGACAGTACCATTGTGCAAGGTAAATTTATCCTTAGAAATAGTGCCGGCTCCTGTGCTATTATAGGCTCTGCTATACAAAATTCGTTATTGGTAAATGTCAATGATCCTTTTGTGCCATTGCAGGTTTTCTCGCCCAAAAAAGGCATAAAGGCAAGTTCTATAGATCCAACTAACGATTTTACCATTCTATCTATTCCTGTATCCGGCATATTTGAAGTCCAGCAGGATTTTGACAACATGACCATTGTTCCTTTGAGCTTCGCCAGGCAGTTGCTTGAGGAAGAAACAAATGTATCTGGCATAGAAATTAATCTAAAAAAAGGTGTGGATGCAGACGAGTTTAAGGAAGAGATGGAAGCAAAGCTGGGTGGTTCATTTTTAGTCAAGAACAGGATTCAGCAAAACAAAGTATTGTATAATATTTTAGGAAGCGAAAAATGGGCCGTCTACATCATCCTCACTTTTATTTTAATTATCGCCATTTTTAACATTATTGGCTCCTTAACCATGTTGGTGCTGGATAAATTGAAGGATATAGCCATTCTGAGCAGCTTGGGTGCAGGGAAACGGCTGATAAAAAATATCTTTTTGATTGAAGGGATGATGATCACCATGGCAGGCTGTGTATCTGGCTTGCTGATAGGTTTTGTATTCTGTCTGCTACAGCAAAAATTAGGGCTGGTAAAAATGTCAGAAGATAATCTGATGATGTCAAATGCTTATCCTATAGCACTTAAGTATGAAGATTTCTTACTCGTGTTTTTAACAGTTGGCGTATTTTCTTTTGTGGCATCAGCTTTGTCATCCAATCTCAGCGTGAAGAAGATAAATCAAATCAATCAAGACCTTTAA
- a CDS encoding MBL fold metallo-hydrolase has translation MINIKQFTFNPFQENTYVLYDESGECVIIDPGMYDGAEQNELVSFIKGNNLSPVLLLNTHCHIDHVFGNKFVFDQWALKPQFNKGELLVLQAIPGYAPQRGLKYELSPEPEVFLGETGSVTFGNSTLELIFAPGHSPAHLCFYAREQNFLIGGDVLFYNSIGRTDLPGGNHEQLINSIKQNLFVLPDDCKVYPGHGPATSIGFEKLSNPYLR, from the coding sequence ATGATTAATATTAAGCAATTTACCTTTAATCCATTTCAGGAAAATACTTACGTCTTATACGATGAAAGCGGGGAATGTGTAATCATTGATCCGGGTATGTATGATGGGGCGGAACAAAATGAACTGGTTTCGTTCATCAAGGGAAATAACCTTAGTCCGGTATTGCTGCTGAATACCCATTGCCATATAGACCATGTATTTGGCAACAAGTTTGTATTTGACCAATGGGCTTTAAAACCTCAGTTCAACAAGGGAGAATTGTTGGTGTTGCAGGCTATTCCCGGATATGCTCCGCAGAGAGGATTAAAGTATGAATTGTCTCCGGAGCCTGAAGTGTTTTTAGGAGAAACGGGAAGTGTTACTTTTGGGAACTCAACATTGGAACTCATTTTTGCACCAGGGCATTCTCCCGCACATTTGTGCTTTTATGCAAGAGAGCAGAACTTCTTAATTGGCGGAGATGTATTGTTTTACAACAGTATTGGACGTACAGATTTGCCAGGTGGAAATCATGAACAGCTGATTAATAGTATCAAACAGAATTTGTTTGTACTGCCTGATGACTGTAAGGTTTATCCTGGTCATGGTCCTGCCACAAGTATCGGCTTTGAAAAGTTAAGCAATCCTTATTTAAGATAG
- a CDS encoding gliding motility lipoprotein GldD, with protein MKNRYLVLALLSIAVFYACTNNSYTPKPRGYFNIDFPKKEYVPYNSNCPFTFDYPKYTRMEADNGKGGGDCWNNLNFYGFNARLHLTYYNVLSAKEYQDLVEDARTLAFKHTVKASAIDQKLINYPEKKVYGIYYAIEGNTASSVQFFLTDSAKHYFRGALYFNERPQYDSVAPVIKFIKQDIDTMIRSFKWKN; from the coding sequence ATGAAAAATCGATACCTGGTTTTAGCGTTGTTATCAATAGCTGTATTTTATGCTTGCACCAACAACAGTTATACACCAAAACCAAGGGGTTATTTTAATATTGACTTCCCAAAAAAGGAATATGTGCCGTACAACAGCAATTGCCCTTTTACTTTTGATTACCCAAAATATACACGGATGGAAGCAGATAATGGCAAAGGTGGTGGTGATTGCTGGAATAATCTTAACTTTTACGGTTTTAATGCCAGGCTCCATTTAACCTACTACAATGTATTGTCTGCGAAAGAATATCAGGATCTGGTAGAAGATGCCCGTACACTGGCATTTAAACATACGGTTAAGGCGAGTGCTATAGATCAGAAACTGATCAATTATCCGGAAAAGAAGGTATATGGCATATATTATGCTATTGAAGGAAATACGGCCTCTTCTGTGCAGTTTTTTTTAACTGATAGTGCAAAACACTATTTTAGAGGTGCATTGTATTTTAATGAAAGGCCTCAGTACGATTCAGTTGCGCCAGTTATAAAATTCATAAAACAAGACATTGATACCATGATCAGGTCTTTTAAGTGGAAAAACTAA
- a CDS encoding shikimate dehydrogenase — MRIFGLIGYPLSHSFSKKYFSDKFETEEIPDCQYELYPLAQIAEIENLFSNPSLNGLNVTIPYKVAVLPFLNELEEAAEEIGAVNCIAVTYKEGKQWRKGYNTDAYGFEESLKPFLKPSHTKALIFGDGGAAKAIKYCLSKLGISYLIVGRKPAPGVLLYSEVTEALLETHTLLINTTPAGMYPNEETFPEIPYHSLGAQHLAYDLVYNPEETLFLQKVRMRGGAVKNGLEMLYLQAERSWEIWNP; from the coding sequence TTGAGAATATTCGGATTAATTGGTTATCCTTTATCGCATTCTTTTTCTAAGAAGTATTTTAGCGATAAATTTGAAACAGAAGAAATTCCGGATTGTCAGTATGAACTTTATCCTCTCGCGCAGATCGCTGAAATAGAAAATCTTTTTTCTAATCCTTCTCTAAACGGACTTAATGTTACCATTCCTTATAAAGTTGCTGTGCTGCCATTTTTAAATGAACTTGAAGAGGCAGCGGAAGAAATTGGCGCGGTAAACTGCATTGCTGTCACTTATAAAGAAGGGAAACAATGGAGAAAGGGTTACAATACCGATGCCTATGGGTTTGAGGAATCTTTAAAGCCTTTTTTAAAGCCCAGTCATACCAAAGCTTTGATATTTGGTGATGGCGGTGCTGCAAAAGCTATAAAATACTGCCTCAGCAAGCTTGGGATAAGTTATTTAATTGTAGGCCGCAAACCTGCGCCAGGCGTATTGTTGTACAGCGAGGTAACGGAAGCGTTGCTGGAAACACACACCCTGCTCATCAATACCACCCCGGCAGGAATGTATCCTAATGAAGAAACTTTTCCTGAGATCCCTTATCATAGCCTGGGCGCACAACATTTAGCTTATGATCTCGTTTATAATCCCGAAGAAACTTTATTTTTACAAAAGGTAAGAATGCGTGGCGGCGCTGTTAAAAACGGATTGGAAATGTTGTATCTTCAGGCAGAACGCTCCTGGGAAATCTGGAACCCTTAA